In Spirochaetota bacterium, the following proteins share a genomic window:
- the tsf gene encoding translation elongation factor Ts, translating to MAINMELVKQLKDRTGAGLMDCKKALEESKGDIERAVKILREKGFAAAEKKSERQANEGLIYIHIEEDKGIILEVNCETDFVARNEEFRLFVKNLAKTIFQKNITSTNDEIENSRKEAVMKFGENIVVKRWEIFKLTEGNTFDTYQHGDKLGVVVEGKIDTSDNEAIALLHDISLQVAAMGPQVVKVEDLDPSFVEEKKKEYIKEFVELGKPENIAEKAAQGKLSKLYSEICLYEQTFIKDEKGEKKVKDFINDYKKRKSRDFEIVKFYRFQIGG from the coding sequence ATGGCTATAAATATGGAACTGGTAAAGCAACTAAAAGATAGAACAGGAGCAGGATTGATGGACTGTAAGAAAGCTCTAGAGGAGAGTAAAGGTGATATTGAGAGAGCAGTGAAAATACTTAGAGAGAAAGGTTTCGCAGCAGCGGAGAAAAAATCAGAAAGACAGGCGAACGAAGGTCTGATTTACATACATATAGAAGAAGACAAGGGTATCATATTAGAAGTCAATTGTGAAACGGACTTCGTAGCAAGAAACGAAGAGTTTAGACTATTCGTTAAAAATCTAGCAAAAACAATATTCCAAAAGAACATAACATCTACAAATGATGAAATTGAGAATAGTAGAAAAGAAGCAGTTATGAAGTTTGGAGAGAACATAGTCGTGAAGAGATGGGAAATATTCAAACTTACGGAAGGTAATACTTTTGACACCTACCAGCATGGAGATAAGCTTGGTGTTGTTGTTGAGGGTAAGATTGACACTTCTGATAACGAGGCTATAGCATTGCTACACGATATATCTTTACAGGTTGCTGCGATGGGACCACAGGTTGTCAAGGTTGAAGATCTTGATCCTTCGTTTGTTGAGGAAAAGAAAAAAGAATACATCAAAGAATTTGTTGAACTTGGCAAACCTGAAAACATAGCCGAAAAAGCAGCGCAAGGTAAACTATCAAAGCTATATTCCGAGATATGCCTCTATGAACAAACATTCATAAAAGATGAAAAAGGTGAGAAAAAGGTTAAGGATTTTATAAATGACTACAAGAAAAGAAAATCACGGG
- the prfA gene encoding peptide chain release factor 1: MSKFLKTLEAYYNRHKELEEKISSMDPTKKLEEYSKSLKEMKKLEDYVNLYKRLKKVVDIISEAKNVIQTSDDEELIEIAKEEVAKNEEELKRLEEEAENLLLSTDEDARNVIVEIRAGAGGEEAALFVADLFRLYSKFAEKKGWKVQVADYNETGLGGFKEIIFTISGKMAYKYMKFESGVHRVQRVPITEASGRIHTSTATVAVLPEAEETDISIDPKDIEIQTFRAGGKGGQHVNKTESAVRVIHKPTGIVVQCQDERSQIQNRERALSILRSKLLQLEKDKQKQQEDSQRRAQIGTGERAEKIRTYNFPQNRVTDHRINMTIYNLSSFMEGEIDEMIEQLIAEEKRRMLDEKSLKTQVEDNS; this comes from the coding sequence ATGTCAAAGTTTCTTAAGACACTAGAGGCTTACTACAACAGACACAAAGAACTTGAAGAAAAGATATCATCAATGGATCCAACAAAAAAACTAGAAGAGTATTCAAAATCTCTTAAAGAGATGAAGAAACTTGAAGATTATGTTAATCTGTATAAGAGATTAAAGAAAGTGGTTGATATCATAAGCGAAGCAAAGAATGTAATTCAAACTTCTGATGATGAAGAACTGATAGAAATTGCTAAGGAGGAAGTTGCAAAGAATGAAGAAGAACTCAAACGCCTTGAGGAAGAAGCAGAAAACTTACTCCTCTCAACTGATGAGGATGCTAGGAATGTGATAGTTGAGATAAGGGCAGGTGCTGGAGGAGAAGAAGCAGCTCTTTTTGTAGCAGATCTATTTAGACTGTATTCAAAGTTTGCGGAGAAAAAAGGTTGGAAAGTTCAAGTTGCAGATTACAATGAGACTGGTCTTGGTGGATTTAAGGAGATAATATTCACAATCTCTGGTAAGATGGCTTATAAGTATATGAAGTTTGAGAGTGGTGTTCATAGGGTTCAGAGAGTTCCGATAACAGAAGCAAGCGGAAGAATACATACATCAACTGCAACAGTGGCAGTTCTACCTGAAGCAGAAGAGACAGACATATCCATAGACCCAAAAGATATTGAAATTCAGACTTTCAGAGCAGGAGGTAAAGGAGGACAACACGTCAATAAGACTGAGTCAGCAGTCAGAGTAATACATAAGCCAACAGGTATAGTTGTTCAGTGTCAAGATGAGAGATCCCAAATTCAAAACAGAGAGAGAGCGTTAAGTATCTTAAGGTCAAAACTCCTACAACTAGAGAAGGATAAGCAGAAACAACAGGAGGACTCCCAAAGAAGAGCCCAAATAGGAACAGGTGAAAGAGCAGAGAAGATAAGAACTTACAACTTCCCCCAAAACAGAGTAACAGACCATAGGATAAATATGACAATCTATAACCTATCAAGTTTTATGGAAGGAGAAATAGATGAGATGATAGAACAACTTATAGCAGAAGAAAAGAGAAGAATGCTTGATGAAAAATCTCTAAAGACACAAGTTGAGGATAACTCTTAA
- a CDS encoding lytic transglycosylase domain-containing protein has translation MADYFKRGLGAFVFVFLFSQMNLPDKVVTKSTYDYAVNLSKFSFQKYEPLNNIEDLDKLVQVYKNAYFDTKRVAKRMRDFRGRRVYKRMSILVPRKDVKVSSLASVSKAYNSTPFSSPYKADIGLVYADILMKLGRYGEALKLLYSISNTSIYDEVLLKIVEANISSGNIQMAREYIKIYENLKANVYSPIYTVSKAILQLDSGDRTGSIKLIRNLVIFDFTHKYDYIRYVVDYFVHLNKYSMDNLSDEEKKAIREIVFELVDYKFYEEAVKVAHLSGLGPSFIAEVLLELKMLKVKGWKTLARSYLSGRFESIVFEPYRYEKQIDESVGDDRKALLKSLVIHYMNHNLDKAVEFLNMLGPYNDTRRYFIASKVIDKLILNKNYKTISEIYPGSENQVIDPSEFTLRDVDRFFFFRGYAHETLGDTNNAILFYEKSSYSVPSGYYNFLSTRRISEIASDRHIKSYYNNFVYPTVQNTEKVNIAKILFDFDRENTETYKSFVFHNTKDLNPFLLDIPYQIIDSIDRIEKSKLRDIFYRLSDDYIVISRMIRNKLVYKGFSNIFSYVVVMRNRLEMKITRGIYNEGNNITANKFVDGYSKFLPFSIQEVLYPIPYVSDVIYSAERFGVDPNLIYAVMKQESFFQEGAYSRAGAIGLMQVLYSTGKLVARKLEMKEVLSSRVDLFRTDLNILLGTAYLSMLLESYGDLNHAISAYNGGPRVFTKTKRKYRLSEDDSIIFSEFLAFRETRNYIKRVVKYYNVYSSIYNFDIVKKEFDVNDTKNLEELKLKIQSLQERLGIEEKEDTYDDVEND, from the coding sequence ATGGCTGACTACTTTAAGAGAGGTTTGGGGGCTTTTGTTTTTGTATTTCTATTCTCGCAGATGAACCTTCCCGATAAGGTAGTTACTAAAAGCACATATGACTATGCTGTAAATCTAAGCAAGTTCTCATTTCAGAAATACGAACCCCTAAATAATATTGAAGACCTTGATAAACTAGTTCAAGTCTATAAAAATGCTTACTTTGATACCAAGAGAGTCGCTAAAAGAATGAGAGATTTCAGGGGACGAAGAGTATATAAAAGGATGTCTATACTAGTTCCTAGAAAAGATGTAAAGGTATCGTCTTTAGCAAGTGTTTCTAAAGCATACAACTCAACACCATTCTCATCTCCATACAAAGCAGATATTGGCCTTGTCTACGCTGATATACTTATGAAACTTGGCAGGTATGGCGAGGCACTGAAATTACTCTACTCCATTTCAAACACTAGCATTTATGACGAAGTTCTACTAAAGATAGTAGAGGCTAACATAAGTTCAGGGAATATCCAGATGGCAAGGGAATACATAAAAATTTACGAGAACCTAAAAGCTAATGTATATAGCCCTATATACACAGTATCAAAAGCTATTCTTCAATTGGATAGCGGAGACAGAACTGGTTCTATTAAACTCATAAGAAACCTTGTAATTTTTGACTTTACACACAAGTATGACTACATAAGATATGTAGTTGATTATTTTGTTCATTTAAATAAGTATAGCATGGACAACTTGAGCGATGAAGAGAAGAAAGCAATTAGAGAGATAGTTTTTGAACTTGTTGACTACAAGTTCTACGAAGAAGCAGTCAAAGTAGCACATCTTTCAGGACTTGGACCTTCATTTATCGCCGAGGTTTTGCTTGAACTAAAGATGCTTAAAGTAAAAGGTTGGAAAACATTGGCTAGATCCTATCTATCTGGAAGATTTGAAAGTATTGTCTTTGAACCATACAGATATGAAAAACAAATTGATGAATCTGTAGGTGATGATAGAAAAGCTCTATTAAAATCATTAGTAATACATTATATGAACCATAATTTAGATAAAGCAGTTGAGTTTTTGAACATGTTAGGTCCATACAACGATACTAGAAGATATTTCATAGCATCCAAGGTCATTGACAAGTTAATACTAAACAAAAATTACAAGACAATATCTGAAATATACCCTGGTTCAGAAAACCAAGTTATAGATCCATCGGAATTTACATTAAGGGATGTTGATAGGTTCTTCTTTTTCAGAGGATATGCTCATGAAACGTTAGGTGATACAAATAATGCTATCCTGTTCTACGAGAAGTCATCTTACTCTGTACCATCTGGATATTACAACTTTCTATCCACTAGAAGGATAAGTGAAATTGCTTCGGATAGACACATAAAGTCTTACTACAATAATTTTGTGTATCCTACAGTTCAAAATACGGAGAAAGTAAATATTGCCAAGATATTATTTGACTTTGACAGAGAGAATACGGAAACCTATAAATCATTCGTGTTTCACAATACGAAGGATTTAAATCCATTTCTTTTAGATATACCATATCAGATCATTGATAGTATTGACAGAATTGAAAAATCCAAACTGAGAGACATATTCTATAGACTTTCTGATGACTATATAGTGATTAGCAGAATGATAAGAAATAAACTCGTGTATAAGGGGTTCTCCAATATATTCTCCTATGTTGTTGTTATGAGAAACAGACTTGAGATGAAGATAACAAGAGGTATCTACAACGAGGGGAATAACATAACAGCAAATAAATTTGTAGACGGATACTCAAAGTTCTTACCTTTTAGCATTCAAGAAGTTCTGTATCCTATACCTTATGTATCGGATGTGATATACTCTGCCGAAAGGTTCGGGGTCGATCCTAACTTGATATACGCTGTTATGAAACAAGAGAGCTTTTTCCAAGAAGGCGCATACTCAAGAGCAGGAGCAATAGGGCTTATGCAAGTTCTATATAGCACCGGTAAGCTAGTTGCTAGAAAACTTGAAATGAAAGAAGTTTTATCCAGTAGAGTTGATTTATTCCGAACTGACCTAAATATACTTCTTGGAACCGCCTATCTGTCAATGTTGCTTGAGTCGTATGGTGATCTAAACCATGCTATTTCCGCATATAACGGAGGTCCAAGAGTGTTTACGAAAACTAAACGAAAGTATAGACTTTCAGAAGACGATAGCATCATATTTTCAGAATTCCTAGCGTTTAGAGAGACAAGGAATTATATAAAGAGAGTTGTCAAGTATTACAATGTCTATTCATCAATATACAATTTTGATATAGTAAAGAAGGAATTTGACGTAAACGACACCAAAAACCTTGAGGAACTCAAGTTAAAAATACAATCCCTTCAAGAAAGGCTCGGCATTGAAGAAAAAGAAGATACCTACGACGATGTTGAAAATGACTAA
- a CDS encoding SPFH/Band 7/PHB domain protein, giving the protein MEIFIIVILSAVAIIVITGLKTVPQGYNYVVERFGRFNKVLQPGLNLIMPVFDQISYKINVMEQVLDLPKQTIITKDNATVEVDAVVFYKVIDPKKAAYGVTNLNRAIEQLTMTNLRSIMGKLTLDESLSSRAQINEELGRELDMATDEWGTKITRVEIKDISPPADIQNAMTLQMKAEREKRATILQAEALKEAAQREAEARERLAQADANSIRFVTQAIIEGGMASMMYFIAKEYVNAIKEIAKSNNTTILFIPTDIQDTVKKLLGSKN; this is encoded by the coding sequence ATGGAGATATTCATAATAGTAATACTTTCTGCAGTTGCAATAATAGTGATAACTGGCTTGAAAACAGTTCCGCAGGGGTACAATTACGTGGTTGAAAGATTTGGTAGATTCAACAAGGTTTTGCAACCTGGTTTAAACCTAATAATGCCTGTTTTTGATCAAATTTCTTACAAAATAAATGTTATGGAACAGGTTTTAGACTTACCAAAACAGACAATAATTACCAAGGACAATGCTACTGTTGAGGTTGATGCTGTTGTATTCTACAAAGTAATAGACCCCAAAAAAGCAGCTTATGGTGTTACAAACCTTAATAGAGCTATTGAACAACTTACTATGACTAATCTAAGGTCAATAATGGGTAAGCTAACCTTGGATGAGAGTTTATCTTCAAGAGCCCAAATAAACGAGGAACTAGGAAGAGAGTTAGACATGGCTACAGATGAGTGGGGAACAAAAATAACAAGAGTTGAGATAAAGGATATATCACCACCGGCGGATATACAAAATGCTATGACGCTTCAGATGAAAGCAGAAAGGGAGAAGCGTGCTACCATACTTCAAGCAGAGGCTTTGAAGGAAGCAGCTCAAAGAGAAGCTGAAGCAAGGGAGAGACTAGCACAAGCAGATGCGAACTCAATAAGATTTGTTACACAAGCTATAATAGAAGGTGGAATGGCATCCATGATGTATTTCATAGCGAAGGAGTATGTAAACGCTATCAAGGAAATAGCCAAGTCAAATAATACAACTATACTTTTTATACCTACAGACATACAGGATACTGTAAAGAAACTACTAGGTTCCAAAAATTAA
- the argC gene encoding N-acetyl-gamma-glutamyl-phosphate reductase: MDKIRVGIVGASGYTGSELIRILQRHRYVEISFITSRTLVGERISKVFPEFQGLNLTFSNTEEVSKRLSSSDADIVFLTLPHEPAIEFVNIIHSNNIKVIDLSASYRFKNKGIFEDTYKIHHPYPNLLEKSVWGLTEMFRNEIKNTSIVGNPGCYPTSVSLGLMPLKEIKDKINLNDIVIDAKSGISGKGKKVSEDSIFVEHNENFYAYGLPFHRHTPEIEQFIDFNFGMKVKVTFIPQVVPMDRGIFSTIYIQAEGVNQKMLNDLYVSYYENEYFVKVIEDIPQTKWVSNTNNCFINVRYLDRTGKIVIFSVIDNLVKGASGQAVQNMNVIFGFDEKEGLV; encoded by the coding sequence ATGGATAAAATAAGGGTAGGTATAGTTGGTGCTAGTGGATATACTGGTTCAGAACTCATCAGAATCCTACAAAGGCACAGATATGTAGAGATTTCATTCATTACCTCAAGAACACTCGTAGGAGAGAGAATATCAAAGGTATTTCCAGAGTTTCAAGGTCTGAACCTAACATTTTCCAATACCGAAGAAGTCTCAAAAAGGTTGTCTTCAAGCGATGCAGACATTGTATTCCTTACACTACCTCACGAACCAGCTATTGAATTTGTAAATATCATCCATTCAAATAACATTAAAGTCATTGACTTAAGTGCATCTTATAGGTTTAAGAACAAAGGTATTTTTGAAGACACATATAAGATTCATCATCCTTATCCAAATTTACTTGAGAAGTCTGTCTGGGGACTTACTGAAATGTTTAGGAATGAAATAAAGAATACTAGCATAGTTGGAAATCCTGGTTGCTACCCGACGAGTGTCTCACTTGGACTGATGCCGTTAAAAGAGATAAAAGATAAGATAAATCTGAATGATATAGTTATAGACGCAAAGTCTGGTATCTCCGGTAAAGGTAAGAAGGTATCGGAAGATTCAATATTCGTTGAACACAATGAAAACTTCTACGCATACGGGCTACCATTTCATAGACACACACCTGAAATTGAGCAGTTTATAGATTTCAATTTTGGAATGAAGGTAAAAGTAACATTCATTCCTCAAGTTGTTCCTATGGATAGGGGAATATTTTCAACAATATACATCCAAGCAGAAGGAGTAAATCAAAAGATGTTAAATGACCTCTATGTTTCATATTATGAAAACGAGTATTTCGTTAAGGTTATTGAAGACATACCTCAAACTAAATGGGTTTCAAACACAAACAATTGTTTCATAAATGTTAGATACCTCGATAGGACTGGAAAGATTGTGATATTTTCAGTGATAGACAACCTCGTCAAGGGAGCGTCAGGACAGGCAGTTCAGAATATGAATGTAATCTTCGGATTTGACGAAAAAGAAGGACTAGTGTAG
- a CDS encoding lytic transglycosylase domain-containing protein, giving the protein MVEGVSSIYSRIRSIYDRINEIQRQIGSVYSTINLNSVQRTYNYQVQQESSQANQGKTFQDVLNEVILESKSSDSDNKVNILSKTESSWKEVLLSTSESRDNKFDEIIEEASKRYDLPKELIKAVIKAESNFNPIAISPKNAMGLMQLIPSTAMEMGVEDVFDPFQNIMGGTKYLRKMLDRFNGNLFLALSAYNAGPERVSRSGGIPDIEETKDYVDRVIRFYKEYSTR; this is encoded by the coding sequence ATGGTGGAAGGTGTATCTTCTATTTACTCAAGAATTAGGTCAATATACGATAGGATTAACGAGATACAAAGACAAATAGGTTCTGTTTATTCCACCATAAATTTAAACAGCGTTCAGAGAACATATAATTATCAGGTACAGCAAGAGAGTAGTCAAGCGAATCAAGGTAAAACATTTCAGGATGTTTTAAACGAAGTTATTCTTGAGAGTAAGAGTTCCGATAGTGATAACAAGGTTAATATTCTTTCAAAGACAGAAAGTTCTTGGAAGGAAGTTTTACTGAGTACATCGGAAAGTAGAGATAACAAGTTTGATGAAATAATAGAAGAAGCGTCAAAAAGATATGATCTTCCTAAAGAGTTGATAAAAGCCGTTATAAAAGCAGAGTCAAACTTTAATCCGATAGCGATATCACCAAAAAATGCAATGGGACTTATGCAACTTATACCTTCAACTGCGATGGAGATGGGAGTTGAAGATGTTTTTGATCCATTCCAAAACATTATGGGAGGAACGAAGTATTTAAGAAAAATGCTTGATAGATTTAACGGAAATCTATTCTTAGCACTTTCTGCCTATAATGCTGGTCCTGAAAGAGTTTCTAGGTCAGGAGGGATACCAGATATTGAAGAAACGAAGGATTATGTTGATAGAGTTATAAGATTTTACAAAGAGTATTCTACTAGGTAG
- the ilvB gene encoding biosynthetic-type acetolactate synthase large subunit, with protein MKLSGAKILLESLKKEGVNIVFGYPGGAILPTFDELYKEKDIRVYLVRHEQNAAFAADGYARVTGHPGTAIVTSGPGATNTVTGIASAYMDSIPIVVISGQVSTSMIGSDAFQEVDTTGITRPITKWNRIVKRVEDLAWTVKAAYYIANSGRPGPVVIDLPKDVQVMETEFNYPDQVDIKSYKPQYKGHPIQIKKAVEVIKRSKRPIIYCGGGVITSNASKELVELAEKLNAPVTTTLMALGAIDSKHPLNLGMLGMHGSVATNYAVSNCDVLIAIGARFDDRVTGKVETFAPNAVKIHIDIDPSSISKNVVVDVPIVGDVKEVLKDLIPLVDRLDTEDWLRQISEWQREHPLRYNSSESVIKPQYLVEVLSDMTYGNAIVTADVGQHLMWVAQYYKFKYPRTWLCSGGLGAMGYAFPAGIGAKVAKPDAEVIAVVGDGAFQMSLQDLASVSEYNLAVKIIIMNNFYLGMVRQWQELFYGKRYSSVFLGLSENQYLPDLVKLADAYNIKGLRVEKPSELKSAISTMLQHKGPFLLDVWVEKEENVLPMVPAGRGLMEMIEAMA; from the coding sequence ATGAAACTTTCTGGTGCGAAGATACTCCTTGAGTCTCTCAAAAAAGAGGGTGTGAATATAGTCTTTGGTTATCCTGGTGGTGCTATATTACCTACGTTTGATGAACTTTACAAAGAAAAAGATATAAGAGTATATCTTGTAAGACATGAACAGAATGCAGCTTTTGCTGCGGATGGTTATGCTAGAGTAACTGGCCATCCCGGAACAGCAATTGTTACAAGCGGCCCGGGAGCTACCAACACCGTTACTGGTATTGCTAGTGCGTACATGGATTCTATACCTATTGTTGTCATATCCGGTCAGGTGTCTACTTCTATGATAGGTAGTGATGCTTTTCAAGAAGTTGATACAACCGGTATAACGAGACCTATAACAAAATGGAATAGAATAGTAAAGAGAGTTGAAGATTTAGCATGGACGGTGAAAGCAGCATATTATATAGCGAATTCAGGAAGACCTGGACCTGTCGTGATTGACCTGCCTAAAGATGTTCAAGTAATGGAGACCGAATTCAACTATCCAGATCAGGTTGATATAAAGAGCTACAAACCCCAATACAAAGGACATCCGATACAGATAAAGAAAGCAGTAGAAGTTATAAAGAGATCAAAAAGACCAATAATATACTGTGGTGGAGGAGTTATCACTTCAAATGCATCAAAAGAGTTGGTAGAATTAGCAGAAAAGTTGAATGCTCCTGTTACAACCACTCTCATGGCACTTGGAGCTATAGATTCAAAACATCCACTTAACCTTGGTATGCTAGGAATGCATGGAAGTGTTGCTACGAATTATGCTGTAAGCAATTGCGATGTTTTGATAGCGATAGGTGCTAGGTTTGACGATAGAGTTACAGGAAAAGTTGAAACATTCGCTCCAAACGCTGTTAAAATACATATAGACATTGACCCTTCTTCTATAAGTAAGAATGTTGTTGTTGATGTTCCTATCGTAGGTGATGTTAAAGAAGTTCTAAAGGATCTCATACCTTTAGTTGATAGGTTAGATACCGAAGATTGGCTCAGACAGATAAGCGAATGGCAGAGAGAGCATCCATTGAGGTATAATAGTAGTGAAAGTGTTATAAAACCGCAATACCTTGTTGAAGTGCTTTCAGATATGACTTATGGTAATGCAATAGTAACTGCGGATGTTGGTCAGCATCTTATGTGGGTAGCCCAGTATTACAAGTTCAAGTACCCAAGAACATGGCTGTGTTCTGGTGGTCTTGGAGCTATGGGATATGCATTCCCTGCTGGTATAGGAGCTAAAGTTGCTAAACCTGACGCCGAGGTGATTGCAGTCGTTGGAGATGGTGCTTTCCAAATGTCTCTACAGGACCTAGCTTCGGTTTCTGAATACAACCTAGCAGTCAAAATCATCATAATGAATAACTTCTATCTAGGAATGGTTAGACAATGGCAAGAACTGTTTTATGGTAAAAGATACTCATCCGTGTTTCTCGGTTTATCTGAAAACCAATATTTACCTGACCTTGTCAAGCTCGCTGATGCTTATAACATCAAAGGTTTGAGAGTTGAAAAGCCTAGCGAATTAAAGAGTGCAATATCAACGATGCTTCAACACAAAGGTCCTTTCCTTCTAGATGTATGGGTTGAGAAAGAAGAGAATGTATTGCCTATGGTTCCTGCTGGAAGAGGACTTATGGAGATGATAGAAGCAATGGCGTAG
- a CDS encoding RsmE family RNA methyltransferase, producing the protein MKIVFSSEKNRIFGDKITIEDQKDFKHLKKVQRIKIGEEILFYQVEEETQYKAKVVDFGKDSIILRVLSSERLVRSKPEIFIVQALVQKGTFEDELNRLSELGVDYLQPIISRHSQNFGFDDKYMDRLRRISYEGAKTVGNPFPTTVLKPFSITKNLNDFKKFISNFDGKTEFLLLTNRVINNVSFDFLDIIPALKGFERIVICVGSEGGFTDEEEDSIISLGFKPVNLGKRILLRSDTVCVGVSFVLRLLKPNL; encoded by the coding sequence ATGAAGATCGTCTTTTCTAGCGAAAAGAACAGAATTTTCGGAGATAAGATTACGATAGAGGACCAGAAAGACTTTAAGCATCTTAAAAAGGTTCAAAGAATAAAGATTGGTGAGGAAATACTCTTCTACCAAGTTGAAGAAGAGACACAATACAAGGCAAAGGTTGTTGATTTCGGTAAGGATAGTATAATCTTAAGGGTTCTATCAAGTGAAAGACTAGTAAGAAGTAAGCCAGAGATCTTCATCGTTCAAGCACTCGTTCAGAAGGGAACTTTTGAGGATGAACTTAATAGACTCTCTGAACTTGGCGTCGACTACCTACAGCCCATAATATCAAGGCATTCCCAAAACTTCGGCTTTGACGATAAGTATATGGATAGACTTAGACGCATATCCTACGAAGGTGCAAAGACCGTAGGTAACCCATTTCCAACAACAGTTCTAAAACCCTTTAGCATAACCAAGAACCTGAATGACTTCAAGAAATTCATCAGTAACTTTGATGGTAAAACAGAATTTCTATTGCTTACAAACAGAGTAATCAATAATGTCTCGTTTGACTTTCTAGATATTATACCTGCCTTGAAAGGTTTTGAGAGGATCGTTATTTGTGTTGGTAGTGAGGGGGGATTCACCGATGAGGAAGAGGATAGTATCATTTCTTTAGGGTTCAAGCCTGTAAATCTTGGTAAAAGAATACTACTTCGTTCAGATACTGTCTGCGTTGGTGTTTCGTTTGTTTTAAGACTTCTAAAACCAAACCTATAG
- a CDS encoding P-II family nitrogen regulator, protein MKYIIAVIRPEKLDEVKEALREIDVSRMTVTEVQGYGRQRGYLDETMGIDKGIRFVRKVKLEIAVNDEFVEPTINTLLKVARSEDGRIGDGKIFILPLEEVIRIRTGERGREAI, encoded by the coding sequence ATGAAGTATATAATAGCAGTTATAAGACCCGAAAAACTTGATGAAGTCAAGGAGGCATTAAGAGAGATAGATGTTTCTAGAATGACCGTTACAGAAGTTCAAGGATATGGAAGACAAAGAGGGTATCTTGATGAGACCATGGGGATAGACAAGGGAATAAGGTTTGTTAGAAAAGTCAAACTTGAAATTGCAGTCAATGACGAATTTGTTGAACCTACGATAAACACTCTACTTAAAGTAGCAAGAAGCGAAGATGGCAGAATTGGTGATGGTAAAATATTCATTCTACCTCTTGAAGAGGTGATAAGGATAAGGACTGGTGAGAGAGGAAGAGAGGCTATATGA